DNA sequence from the Xyrauchen texanus isolate HMW12.3.18 chromosome 32, RBS_HiC_50CHRs, whole genome shotgun sequence genome:
tattcagacccccttaaatttttcactctatgttatattgcagccatttgctaaaatcatttaagttcattttctttcctcattattgtacacacagcaccccatattgacagaaaaacacagaattgttgacatttttgcacatttattaaaaaataaaaactgaaatatcacatggtcctaagtattcagaccctttgctgtgacactcaaatatttaactcaggtgctgtccatttcttctgatcatccttgagatggttctacaccttcaactgagtccagctgtgtttgattatactgattggacttgattaggaaagccacacatctgtctatataagaccttacagctcacagtgcatgtcagagtaaatgagaatcatgaggtcaaaggaactgcctgaagagctcagagacagacttgtggcaaggcacagatctgcccaaggttacaaaaacatttctgctgcccttaaggttcataagagcacagtggcctccataatccttaaatggaagacgtttgggatgaccagaacccttcctagagctggccgtccggccaaactgagctatcgggggagaagagcccaaagatcactgtggctgagctccagagatgcagtcgggagatgggagaaagttgtagtaagtcaaccatcaatgcagccatccaccagtcggggctttatggcagtggcccgacggaagcctctcctcagtgtaagacacatgaaagcccgcatggagtttgctaaaaaaaacacctgaaggactccaagatggtgataaataacattctctggtctgatgagaccaagatagaataggccttaattctaagcggtatgtgtggagaaaaccaggcactgctcatcacctgtccaatacagtctcaacagtgaagcatggtggtggcagcatcatgctgtgggggtgtttttcagctgcagggacaggacgactggttgcaatcgagggaaagatgaatgcggccaagtacagggatattcTGGACGAAAACCTtatccagagtgctctggacctcagactgggccgaaggttcaccttccaagacaatgaccctaagcacaccgctaaaataacgaaggagtggcttaaCAACAACTccatgactgttcttgaatggcccagccagagccctgacttaaacccaattgagcatctctggagagacctgaaaatgtctgtccaccaacgtttaccatccaacctgacagaactggagaggatctgcaaggaggaatggcagaggatacccaaatccagatgtgaaaaacttgttgcatctttcccaaaaagactcatggctgtattagatcaaaagggtgcttctactaaatactgaacaaagggtctgaatacttaggaccatgtgatatttcagtttttcttttttaataaatgtgcaaaaatgtcaacaattctgtgtttttctgtcaatatggggtgctgtgtgtacaataatgaggaaaaaaatgaacttaaatgattttagcaaatggctgcaatataacaaagagtgaaaaatttaagggggtctgaatactttccgtacacACTGTACCACGAAAAGGTGCATTTACAGACTGTTTAATGCTGCACAATTAAATATTATGAAATTCATGTTTTAAACATGAaatttataatgtaatatattcaGGCATTTTATAAATTCTAAATTGAACAACAAAGTTTAAGGCTGCTCTGATTCTGCATTTCATTTACAAAGAAATCAAAAGCAGCTTCAGAACAAACTTTGATTTTAGGGGATGAGATGGATCAGAGcaggcatttatttattttttttagattttgagCAGGCACAGAGTCCACTCAACCTTAACTTTAAATCAGTGTAAAGATGCCTTTAGACTAGATTTGATCACTGTAAAGCTGCATCTCACCTGGGTACCTCTGCTCTGGGTCTCCATTCAACACAACATCAGCCATCTCAGACATGATCTTCTGAATGAGGCGATTCGCAAGCATCGCCACATGCTTGTGATCGTACTGAAAATAGGGGGAGGGACAGAAACTTGATTTTGAAATTTTTCTGCATACAAATTTGCAATGATAGCAAGACTAgccatgaaaatacatttttactcaaaTAAGCAGTTCACTTTTTACAGCTCTACCTCCATCTCTTGCTGGGCGATCTCACAGGCAGCTCCGAGCCCCACTACTAGAGGTGTGGGCACAGTACCTGAACGCAGGCCCCTTTCCTGACCACCTCCATTCTGCAAAGGCTCAATACGGACTCTGGGCCTTCTCCTGACGTACAAAGCCCCAACTCCTGATAAAACGGCAACAACTTTATGATATCTTCACATCACAAAACCATTGTCTAACAAAATTTTGCTACAATGCAGTACCTTTGGGCCCATAGATCTTATGGGCACTTATGGACATCAGATCCACTTTCCAGTCACTGACATCAATGTGAATCTTTCCAACAGCCTGGGCAGCATCAGTGTGGAAGAACACATTCTTGGATCTACACAGATGACCTGAGAAAATTGAGAATAGCATAGGCATGAATGCAATCAAGGAAGACAATTATAGGTTTAGAGAATGATGTTGATAATGAACATTACCTATCTCTTTGATTGGTTGTTTGACACCAATCTCATTGTTGACAGTCATGACTGACACCAAGCTTGTATCAGGACGGATTGTTTCCTCTAATTGCTGAGAAAGcgaattataaaacaaaattctcAATACAATAACATCATTATGTAATATCTTAAGACAAAACAACCAACTAAGCTCAAACATAATAAAGAATTCAGCAATAAAACTGCTCTGTAAGGGTAGATTCTGACAGGATAAAAATGCATTACAGATTTTTAAACCCCCCACcgatctctctcactctcttttttaAGACAGCTTACCTTTAGGTCAATGAGCCCATTACTTTTCACAGGTAAATAGGTTACATCAAAACCCTCTGCCTCCAGAACACGGCATGAGTCCAGCACACACTTGTGTTCGGTCTGTGTGGTGATGATGTGCTTTTTCTTAGCCTTATAAAACCGGGCAACACCCTAAACGTGAATAACAACCaaaagattttaaaggaatagttcacccaaattaaaaattctctcatcattaactcaccctcattccatagcaattatgtatgacttcctttcttctcctggaaacaaagatttttagaggaatatctcagctctgtaggtccatactatgcaagtgaatggtggcaagaagatccaaaaaatacataaaagcaacataaaattaatccatattactccagtggttaaatccacggcatctgaagcaatccaatcatgtttgtgtgagaacagatcaaaatagaACTCCTTTTTTCACTGTGCGTCTTGTCattacagtctctaggcacaatcgtgatatcaagctcgattacacatcctagcacttgacgcatgtgcagagtgctagatggcactaggaaatgtaatcaaacTTCAAATCAtggttgccaaggagactgctgatgtcaagatttatagtttgCTCTGATCTCATCCAGATCTGATCGGATGgcttctgaagacaaggatttaacaattggaatcatatggattactttaaagttgcatttatgtgctttttggagcttcgacgttctggccaccattcacttgcattgtatggacataaagagctgagatattctcctaaaaatctttgtgttcagcaaagaacagaaagtcacacatctggaatggcatgagggtgagtaaatgattagagcatttccatttatgggtgaactatccctttaagttcttCTCAATGAGTGGTTACAGAATCTCAAAGAACCCAAAAATATTGTGATGtgcactttatttatttgtatattttaggaTTTGTCATGACGTTTGTGTCTAAAATCCCAGCCTCCCACTTTCTCATAATCCTAATCTTGCTTCAGTGTAATGAGATCCTTACTTTGATAGACATATTGTTGGACTCGGTCGCACCACTGGTAAACACAATCTCTCTCTGATCAGCACCAATAAGATCTGCTACTTGCTGAAGAGGACAGAGTAAACAGAACATTTTTGGCTTTAACAAAATAGTATGCTTTGACATTCATAAATAAAGCGATCTCTGCCTTATTTCAGTCTCATGCAGGAATCAGAAACCAAGTAAACAAGTTATTGCTTTTATAATAAAAAGTACAGGTTTGATAGAGAATACAGTCTTATACCTTTCTTGCTTTTTCCATGGCACTCTCACTCTCCCATCCATAAGCATGTGTCCTGGAATGTGGGTTACCATAGTAATTCACTTGATAGGGTAGCATGGCATCCAAAACCCTAGGGTCCTGTTGAGTCAGATGTAAACAACATTGTTTAATGAAAACAATGCAATTCAAACATT
Encoded proteins:
- the LOC127626038 gene encoding cysteine desulfurase, mitochondrial isoform X2; the protein is MLPYQVNYYGNPHSRTHAYGWESESAMEKARKQVADLIGADQREIVFTSGATESNNMSIKGVARFYKAKKKHIITTQTEHKCVLDSCRVLEAEGFDVTYLPVKSNGLIDLKQLEETIRPDTSLVSVMTVNNEIGVKQPIKEIGHLCRSKNVFFHTDAAQAVGKIHIDVSDWKVDLMSISAHKIYGPKGVGALYVRRRPRVRIEPLQNGGGQERGLRSGTVPTPLVVGLGAACEIAQQEMEYDHKHVAMLANRLIQKIMSEMADVVLNGDPEQRYPGCINLSFAYVEGESLLMALKDVALSSGSACTSASLEPSYVLRAMGTDEDLAHSSIRFGIGRFTTEEEVDYTVEKCIQQVKRLREMSPLWEMVQEGIDLKSINWTQH
- the LOC127626038 gene encoding cysteine desulfurase, mitochondrial isoform X1, which codes for MMNRTLARKLLGSMCGLSSPRLSYAQTAVNAVQKELIKSRELEKDELRPLYMDFQATTPMDPRVLDAMLPYQVNYYGNPHSRTHAYGWESESAMEKARKQVADLIGADQREIVFTSGATESNNMSIKGVARFYKAKKKHIITTQTEHKCVLDSCRVLEAEGFDVTYLPVKSNGLIDLKQLEETIRPDTSLVSVMTVNNEIGVKQPIKEIGHLCRSKNVFFHTDAAQAVGKIHIDVSDWKVDLMSISAHKIYGPKGVGALYVRRRPRVRIEPLQNGGGQERGLRSGTVPTPLVVGLGAACEIAQQEMEYDHKHVAMLANRLIQKIMSEMADVVLNGDPEQRYPGCINLSFAYVEGESLLMALKDVALSSGSACTSASLEPSYVLRAMGTDEDLAHSSIRFGIGRFTTEEEVDYTVEKCIQQVKRLREMSPLWEMVQEGIDLKSINWTQH